In Desulfobacter hydrogenophilus, the genomic stretch AGGGTCAATGCAGACCTGTTCAGTCTCATTGTCCATACTTAGCGCCGGGCATTCAAACTGGCTGACGCAATATCCGCAGCCGTCACAGATATCCCTATTTACGATTACTTTTTTAAAGGATGCCTTGAGTTCGGCCCTGTCCATGTCAAGCAGGCATGGATGTTCGGCAATCACCACAGCCGGTCCGTTTTCCTGGCAATACGCTTTTGCCTCTTTAAGAATGTTAATAAATGCCGGCAGATCATATGGGTCTGCGGTTTTTATGAAATTCACCCCGCAGCCTTTGACAATGTCAGGAATATTTACGGCAATGCAGGCATCGCCCGAGGCGTCCCGGCCCGAGGCCGGTGTTGGCTGGTGGCCGGTCATGGCCGTGGTCCGGTTGTCCAGAATCACCAGAACATAAGGAATTTTTTTGGTGACGGTTTCAATCAATCCGGGAATACCGGAATGGAAAAAGGTGGAGTCTCCAATGGTGGAGAAAACGGGCGGTTGCTTCTCATTTTTAGCATAGGCAATGGTGAAACCGGCAGCCTGGCTGATGCCTGCCCCCATACAGGTGACCGTGTCCACAGCCCCGAGGTTGCAGCCCAGGGTATAGCATCCGATATCGCTGGTGAAGATACCCTTGGGGGCAGCTTTTTTAATGGCATAAAAGCTGGCCCGGTGGGAGCAACCTGCGCACAGGGTGGGACGCCGCCCCGGCAGCATGGTGATTTGCGGCGCCTGATAATCAACACCGACAAAAGCGCAAATCCGTTCTTCCACGTTTTCGGGCAATAGCTCCCCCGTCGGAGAGATAAAGCCCGTGTTTTTGCCTTTAACCCGGTTTTTATCTGCCAGCTGCATCTCAATGACGCCCCAGGTTTCTTCCAGCACCAGGATTTCATCGTAGGTATCCATTTCCTTGATGAACTCCTTGTGTAAAGGAAAGGGCTGGACGACCTGGTATACGGGGATATCCAAATTTCTTTCTTTAATAATGTCCCTGGCATTGGCCGCTGCCACACCTGATAGAACAATGGCCTGCCCACCACCTTTGGCCGTGCCGGATACCAGCCGGGGACGGGTGGGCTCATAGTCTGCGATTTTGGCAAGTTTGACCTCCAGTTCCTTGTGGAGCTGGAGCCGGAATTTTGGGGTTGCCGCCCATCTGCCCGGATTTTTTTCAAAGGCTGCCTCACGCTGTGTCATTTCAATTTTTTCCACATCCATGCTCTGGCGGGAGTGACACACCCGGGTGGTGGGCCGCAGCATCACGGGAATCTCAAAGGCTTCGGACAGTTCAAAAGCAATACCGGCAAGTTCGGCAGCCTGGCGCGGTGAATCCGGATCCAGCACTGGCAGCTTGGCCATGACCGCCATCAGGCGTGAATCCTGTTCGGTCTGGGAGGAGTGGGGACCGGGATCATCGGCACTGATCACCACAAACCCACCTTTGACACCTAGGTATACGGAACTCATCAAGGGGTCGGCAGCCACGTTCAGTCCAACCTGTTTCATGGCAACCGCTGTTCTGAGCCCTGCCTGGGCCCCTGCGTAAGCGGTTTCAAATGCCACTTTCTCATTCACGGCCCACTGGGCGTGAATATCCAGATCCATCTCTTTTTTCAGGGCAACAACTGCGGACAATATTTCCGAAGAAGGTGTGCCGGGGTAAGCGTAGGCCATTTGGCAGCCGTTTTTCAGCAAACCATAGGCTAAAGCTTCGTTTCCCAGCATCAGTCGTTTTGTATTCATTATTATATCTAACCTCAAATGGTTTCATATAGTGTTTCTGCGGACAGCAACATGCCAAAAAATCGAATAAAAATCAATTTATTTGTTGAAATTGTTGGAAATTAAACGTGTTGCGCATGGGCCGACAAAGGCGCTGCATAAACCATGAATTACGCGTGGAAGGTATTAATCCTTAGCCAATATTTATATCCAACTCAATATATCGAATCCGATACAATTTATTCTTATACAAATCAGTATTAAAGTAATATATTAAAGTAATTATTCCATTATAATGGTGTGTTAATTTTCAATGTGCCCCATGGCGTTGCCACCATAACCCGCCACAATACATGTAGTAACAGCACTAAATTGTTTCTAACACAAATAAAATATATCGAATTCGATATATTTTTCCTTGACCTTGTATGGAATAGACT encodes the following:
- a CDS encoding thiamine pyrophosphate-dependent enzyme codes for the protein MNTKRLMLGNEALAYGLLKNGCQMAYAYPGTPSSEILSAVVALKKEMDLDIHAQWAVNEKVAFETAYAGAQAGLRTAVAMKQVGLNVAADPLMSSVYLGVKGGFVVISADDPGPHSSQTEQDSRLMAVMAKLPVLDPDSPRQAAELAGIAFELSEAFEIPVMLRPTTRVCHSRQSMDVEKIEMTQREAAFEKNPGRWAATPKFRLQLHKELEVKLAKIADYEPTRPRLVSGTAKGGGQAIVLSGVAAANARDIIKERNLDIPVYQVVQPFPLHKEFIKEMDTYDEILVLEETWGVIEMQLADKNRVKGKNTGFISPTGELLPENVEERICAFVGVDYQAPQITMLPGRRPTLCAGCSHRASFYAIKKAAPKGIFTSDIGCYTLGCNLGAVDTVTCMGAGISQAAGFTIAYAKNEKQPPVFSTIGDSTFFHSGIPGLIETVTKKIPYVLVILDNRTTAMTGHQPTPASGRDASGDACIAVNIPDIVKGCGVNFIKTADPYDLPAFINILKEAKAYCQENGPAVVIAEHPCLLDMDRAELKASFKKVIVNRDICDGCGYCVSQFECPALSMDNETEQVCIDPGLCTGCAVCSFVCPKGALVLENQE